The window TGTCTCCCTGACGAATATCATCAACAAGATCAACATTTTCGGTTACTTTACCAAAACAAGTGTGGTTACGGTCTAAATGTGCAGTATTTGTTCTGCTGTGGCAGATAAAAAATTGCGAACCACCTGTGTTGCGACCTGCATGTGCCATTGATAATACACCACGATCGTGATATTGGTTATCGCCATCTAATTCGCAATCGATTTTGTAACCAGGGCCACCAGTACCAGCTAAATGTGCAGTAGCGGGATCTTTTGAATTCGGACATCCACCCTGAACTACAAAGTTCGGAATTACACGGTGAAAAGTTACTCCATCATAAAAGCCTTCTTTAGCTAATTTTTTAAAGTTTGCAACGGCTTTTGGCGCATCATTATCGTAGAATTCTACGGTCATATCGCCTTTTTCTGTTTTTATTATTGCTTTACTCATCTTAATATCGGTACTATTTTTTTAAACCTGTTTACTTAAAAAGACCAAAGTATTTTTTAAGTAGAGGGCAAAAATAACAAAATTGTATAACTTATAACACCATTAAATTTTTCTATCCAGTATAAATGAGGTATTTTAGTATTTTAAGTAAACTGGTTTTGACAAAGAAATATTATATCCTCCTCATCTGTCTGCTTTGCTCTATGGGGCTTAAGGCTTCATCGTTATTAATTTATATGGATGAAGACCAAAAAAACCACCTTAAAGCATACGGCATTGCCTATTGGACCATTAGCAAACAAGTTGAGGTAGACTGGCTGTTAAATTACCGCGGAGGTAGCTTTCTCATTAAATACAATAAGGCGGTAGAAGATGAACTTAAAATAAGAGGAGTATCGTACGAGGTTATGGCCGATGGTAAAGTGGTTAGCTTATTAAACGAAATCAGCGATCCTTCGGTAAACATGGAAATGGTAAAGCTGGAGAAAACGCCAAAAATTGCCGTTTACTCGCCTAAAAGCAAATTGCCCTGGGATGATGCCGTTACCTTGGTTTTAACTTATGCCGAAATTCCGTACGATGTAATATACGATGACGATATTTTGCAGGATAAACTAAGTAAATATGATTGGCTCCACCTACACCATGAAGATTTTACTGGTCAGTACGGCCGGTTCTGGGCCAATTTCAGGTATGCTACCTGGTACCAGGAAGATGTAAAAAACCAGGAGACATTGGCCAAACGCATGGGTTATAAAAAGGTATCGGAAATGAAACTGGCCGTGGCCAAACACATTAAAGAGTATTGCGCTGGTGGGGGCTTCTTATTTGCCATGTGCTCGGGCACCGATAGTTTTGATATTGCCCTTGCAGCCGAAGGTGTGGATATTTGTGCCCAGATGTTTGATGGTGATGCGGCCGATCCGAATGCCCAAGCTAAGCTTGATTTTAATAAAACACTGGCTTTCCAGAATTTCAGGCTTGATAATAACCCCATGAATTACGAGTTTTCGGATATCGACGCCACTCAAACCCGCACACTTAACCAAACCAACGATTATTTTACGCTTTTCGATTTTTCGGCCAAATGGGACCTGGTACCAACCATGCTTACGCAAGACCACGATAAGGTAATTAAAGGTTTTATGGGGCAAACCACAGCATTTAAAAAAAGTCTTGTTAAAACGAGTGTAACGGTTTTAGGCGAAAACAAAGGTGCGGCTGAAGTACGCTACCTGCATGGCGAAATTGGTAAAGGGCAGTTTACTTTTTATGGCGGCCACGATCCGGAAGATTATCAGCATGCAGTAGGTGATCCGCCAACCGATTTAAACCTGCACCCTAATTCACCGGGCTATCGCCTCATTTTAAATAACGTACTTTTTCCTGCAGCCAAAAAGAAACCTCAAAAAACATAATTCTTCAGTAACTACTTTCTGGCATTCATCATTTCAGGCTAAAAAAAACTGTTTTGGCCCGAAATTCCTGTTATGTATACAATAGGGAACAAAAAACCATTGCGCAAAGCAATACCGTAATTATACTAATTCACTACAAATACACGCCTGTAAACCAACACATTACAACCTGTTTTGTAACACACTTGATACTTTGGCACAGCTTTTGGAAATGAGGCTTGTAATTAACAACAGGTTTAAAGCCTGAAATTTTTAAACAAGATCTTTCTAAAAGAAAAATATTATGAAAAAGTTATTATTAAGTGCATCAGTTATTTTATTAGCAACAGGTGCTTTCGCACAATCGACTACGGGTACTACTTCAAGATTTGGTATTAAAGCCGGAGTTAACTTAGCTAAAATTCATTCAAGTGGAGATAATGAATCTATCTACAATGACAATGCTAAAAACAATGTTGGCTATAATGTTACCGCTTTTGGAGATTTTGGTGTGGCTAACAACTTTTTTATCCAGCCCGGAATTTCATTGCAAAATAAAGGTGTAAAATTCGAAGGCACCAGTTCTGCAACTATAGGAGCTACGACTACAACTACTACATCATCAGTAAAAACGAATGTAATGGCTATTGAAGTACCGGTTAATGCGGTATTTAATATTCCAACCGGCGATGCTGGTGCAGTGCAAATTAGTGCCGGTCCGTATATTGGGTTTAACATTTCTGGTAAAAACAAAGGAAATACCACCACTACTACGGTAAATAACAACACCAACTCGAGTGTAACCAGTACCAGTAGTAATGACAGGGATTTAAGTTTTGGTAGTGCAAACGATAAAGATCAGAGCTCTACGGATTTTGGCGCAAACTTTGGTCTGTCTTACCGTACCTCATCTGGTTTCTTAGTGGGTGCCAATTATGGTTTAGGTTTATCTGATTTAACTCCAAAAGACAGACAAGCTAACAGCAATAAATTTACCAATCGCGTGTTAGGATTTACAGTAGGTTATTCTTTCTAAGCAATAACATACCTATGAAAAACAAAAACCTTCCCGGTGTAAAATCGGGAAGGTTTTTTTATGCTTTTTGATTAAGTTACCTAATCGTAAAAATTCCAACTAACACCAAATTTCAACAGGGCATCCTGCATCGGGTAGCGGTTTACTGTAAAGTACCCCTTTTGGAAAAGGCCCTGGTTTACGAAATCATATTTAACAAAGATATTGGCCCTTTTTAAATTTGCTTTAAAAAAGACATCGACAATTGGTTTCGACTGTAAATTAACCGGATTATCCTCATCGATATAAAACTGTGCAGTAGCCGGCGAATACAAATAATTTCCGTATTCTGAATTGTAGCGAACATCGAAGCCGATATTTGCCTTCAACACTTTAAAAAAGGTATTATTGAAATAAATGCTGTTATAGGTGTAAATTTCTGGTGTTCTTAAAACAGCATTTTTATCGGTTTTTTGGTAGGCTACGTAGTTTTCTAATGCAAACTTACCAAAGCGCCATTTCTTTAATACATCAATCCTGATTAAGCTGATATCTGCTGTGGCCTGTTTGGGTAGGATAGCCGTTGTACCGTTACTGTGGTCGGCAGCAAAATAAAGATAATTACTGGTTAAGAAATATTTTGCCCCTGCGGTAAGGTCATATTTATCGTTTATATAATTAAAAGACAGGTTCAGGATTTTGGTGTTTTTAAAATCGTTATTTGTCCATTTGTAGTGGTTACCATGGTAATAATCGTAAATCGCCGATGGGCTCTGGTTTTGTGCATAAGCTCCCAGTTCTATCCGGCCAATAGTTTTACCCAAAAGGATTTTACTTTTTGCCTCATACAGATAATCGCCGGCATTTTCGCCTTGCAGGATTTGCTGTAAGTCTAAATTAAAATCGACATTGCTGGAGAATCGGTAACCCGCAGCACCCAAAACCGTAATATTCTGGTAATAAGCCCTACTTTGCTCGTAGCTGGTACCATCTAATTTAAGTCCCAGAAATTCATGTTTGTAATAATCGTGCCTGATCCCTGCATCTACCTTTAGCTCATTTTTAATTACCGACGAGTTTTTAGGCCGTAAAAAGAAACTGTAAATAAACTCATTTTTAACATGCAACACACGGGTCGAATCGTTGGTAAAGGTAGTACTGGCAATTCCCGGAGGCAGCACATTGTTTACATCGGTTTCGTTCTTTAAAAAATCGTAGGTATTGGTATTGTATTCAAAAGTATGGGTAAGCTTATTGGTTGGTAAAACCGCATTATTAGCATTGGCTGAGGTATCGATACGGCCCACGTAATAAGTCTGCTTTAAAAACAAGGTATTTTTCTTATAGATATTCCTGGCTGATGACAGATTTACTGGTTCGGCCTCCCTGCTAATGGTTGAATAATCGGGATTAAATATCTGTTTGGCCGAAGTTACCGATCCATTCTCGTAGCCACGCATGGTATTGAAAATTGCCGAAGCCCACATATTATAACGCTTGCTTGGCGATTGATACCACGAAAACACTGCTACATTTAAGTTATCGCCACGCTGCCTTGCATAAAAACCCTTGGAGTCGCCACGGTTAAAATTCACTCCAACATTCCAGTTTCGCTTAATATTTTGAGTATGAATAGCCCTGAAAAGCTGCTCCTTTTGACCCGCGCTTACAAAATATAAGCTTGTAAAAGGCGTTCGAGCCTGATAGTAAATAATATCTTCGGGCGTTAAGGCATAATAATCGAGCGAGTGGAAGCCCACATCAAAACCAATACGCTTGCTCGGTTCAAATAACAAAGGTCTGGCCGAAAGCCCCATATTACCATTGCTGATGGTGGGGTGTGTAGGTTGCAAAAGCGGACTATAATTCTGAATATTGGTAGTAGAGGTATCGAGCGGCAGCAGCACAATACTATCTTTGGTTAAAGATAGCTTGGTAAAGCGGATGTATTTAGCCGTAAAAACTACCGAATCCTTGCCTCCATCCAGCTTTTTTCTAACCGAATCGAGTTCTTTATTGGTACCAACACTTGTTTTTAAATCTTGTGCAAAGGCTTTGTTGATGCCCATGAGCACGATAATCAAAAAACAGATCTGAACAATATTACGCATCTTATAGTTCGGCAATTAAGCGGGTTAAAATTTCGGTCATTTTAGGCTCCGCCTTTGCTGCAGCCTCTAAAATTTCGTCAAGGTTAAAAGGTTGTAAATCTTCCGGAAATCCCTCATCCGTTAATACCGAAATGGCAAAAACAGGTAAACCGGCATGGTTAGCCACAATAACTTCGGGCACTGTACTCATGCCCACTGCATCGGCGCCAATTAAACGCAGGTATTTATACTCAGCCTTGGTTTCTAAATTAGGACCAGAAACGGCTACATAAACACCTTTATGGCATTTTACATCAACATTTTTGGCTATTTCTAAAGCTTTGGCAATAATAGAACGTTTATATGGCTGGCTCATATCCGGAAAACGCGGTCCAAGTTCGCTTTCAATTAAGCCTCTTAATGGATTATCGGGTTGCAGGTTAATATGATCTTCAATAATCATTAAATCACCTTTTTTAAACTCTGGGTTTAAAGAACCCGCAGCGTTAGAAACAATCAGGTTTTCGATGCCCAAACCTTTCATTACACGCACCGGAAAAGTAATTTGCTGCATACTATAACCTTCGTAATAGTGCAAACGCCCCTGCATAGCCACAATTTTTTTTCCGTTTAAAGTCCCGAAAATGAGTTTTCCGCTATGAAATTCAAGCGTAGAAATCGGGAAATTCGGGATATTAGAATACATAAGCTGGTGCTCGACTTCGATATCTTTAACCAGCCCGCCAAGCCCTGTACCTAAAACAATACCTATTTCTGGTTTAAAATTCTCTGTTTTACGTTTTATATATTCAACGGTTTCTTCTATTGCTCTTAACATAATTTAAAATGAGTTCGTCAAAGATAATCTTATCTTCTTCAAATAATTCAACCTCAATGGGTAAATAATATACGGGTAAATTTACCAGTAAATCTTCAAATCCGGTAGCTCTTAAACGTTTGCTATCCTTTTCTGTTGTGATGATGATTTTTTCTTTTTTTATTCCTGCTTCAAAAGCCGTTTTTAGCTTGCTGAGATCGGTATGCTTAAAGGCATAATGATCTCTGAACGCTTCGTGTTTAATGCTTTGGGTATATTTCTGGAGCTCTTCTATTAAGGGTTCTGGATTGGCAATTCCTGTTAGCAGGAAAACTTCATAATCTTTAACCGATTCAAGCGGCCTGCTTTCTTCCCGGTACAGGTGTTGTAGCTGACCATACTTTAAATAAGCATGCAAGACCGGCTGGTTATTGTTGGGCTGTAATTCGTTTACAGATGCCTGTTGCGCCACATGTAGCAAAGGCACCGGCGACTTGGTAACCAAAAGCACATCGGCCCTTGTGCGCGAAGCAAAAACATCCCTTAAATTTCCTGCAGGCAATAAAAACTGTAAAATGCCCAGTTTTCTGAACTCGAAAAGCAGAATATTAAAACCTGCTCTTATTGCCCGGTGTTGAAAAGCATCATCCAGAATAATTACATCGTGATCGTTTTGCAATTGCCTTACTCCAGCCACCCGATCTTCGCAAACGGCTACCGTAACTTCCTTAAATTTTTGATAGTACTGCAATGGCTCGTCGCCTATTGTTTCGGCTGTAGCATCGGCATCGGCCAGGATAAAGCCTTTGGTTTTACGTCCATATCCCCTGCTTAAAATAGCAACTTTATAATTGGCCAGCAACCTCACCAAATATTCGGTTGTAGGTGTTTTTCCAGAACCACCAACAGCCAGGTTACCAACACAAATTACTGGCAGATCGAATGATACGCTGCGCATGATCCCCCAATCGTATAGCTTTTTCCGGAGAATAACAGCCATTCCATAAATAAATGAAAAAGGGAGGAGCAGAAGGCGTAAATAATTAACTAGCATAGTGTCGTGGATTCAAAAATACTGATTATTTAAAAAAGAAAGGCATGGCACTCACCATTACCATTAAAGCAACCTTTGGTAATTAAAAATGTTTTGCTTTCTTCCCATTGTGCATATGGTATTTAACCATCGTACAACATTTAAATTGATAAGCCTGAATTTTCTTTTTATACTTGTTGTTCTATCAAAACATAAACGCATGTCTCCAAATAAACGCTTAGTAGTTGGTCAGGGTCAGATTAGTGGCTATATTTCTATATTTTTAGCTGTTCTGGCTTTACTGGGTATCCTCTGTTTTCATTATCCCGAGAAACTTACCACACCCGAATTCCGTGAGGTTTACACGAAAGACAGTATGGAGGTTTTAATGTTGGGCGGGGTAATTGCGTCTTTCTTCTTTTCGGCGTTAAGTATTGTTTTAAGCAAAAAATTAAAGTGGGCCTGGCCAGGTTTTTTATTGGCTGCACTTGCTGTATTATTGGGCGCTGTAACCGTTGAAGGTAGAGATGTTGCCAAATCGAACTGGCATTTTGGTTTAGACTGGATGATTTTAGATTTACTCTTAATGGTAGCCATTTTTGTCCCGCTGGAGTTGTTTTTCCCGAAAAATACCAATCAGACCAAATTCCATGAAGAGTGGCGTACCGATTTAACCTATTTTGTAATCAGCCATCTATTTATCCAGTTTTTTGGCATTGTTACGCAAAAACCTGCGGTGTTGTTTTTTGGCTGGTTGGGTTTAGATAAAATCCATACCTGGGTGCAAGGCCTACCTTTTGCCGTAGCGCTTTTTCTCGCTTTCCTCAGCACCGATTTATTTCAATATTGGGCGCACCGCTTTTTTCATACTAGGGTGTCTCTATGGCGTTTTCATTCAATACATCATTCTACACAGAATATGGATTGGCTGGCCGGAAGCCGCACGCATTTTATCGATATCTTTTTTACCCGTGCCATGACTTTTATTCCCTTATATATACTGGGGTTTTCGTCAACGGTATTTAATGTTTACATCATTTTTATTGCCATTCATGCAGTTTTAATCCACGCCAATACTCGGATTAATTTTGGGCCGTTGAAATACATCTTCACCACACCACAATACCATCACTGGCACCATTGCGAAGACCCTAAATATTATGGACATAATTTCGCATCGATATTTCCATTTATTGATATGCTGTTCGGCACCTATTATTTACCTGGAAAGGAATGGCCTGCCGGAACAGGCGTGCACGAAGCTGCTTACCCAAAAGGATTTGTGAAACAAACCATTTATCCATTTACCAAAAGCCCTTTCGATACTGATCTGAATATGGAAGAGCGGAGCGATAGGTAAACTTATTGGATGATTAAAGTGGTTGGTGGAGACACCAACCACCAGCGACCTGCTTAGCGGTCGGTGTCCTCACCTACCGCCCAAAAAGATCAGCTTATCGTCTGCGCTAAACCTCTTCTTTCGCCTCTACCCTCGGTGGCATTAATTTATAAACCACTGGTGTAACAATCCGTGATAGCAAAGTAGAACTAATTAAACCACCAATCATAACTATTGCCAGCGGCGAAATAAGTGGATTGCTTGACAGTGCGATAGGCAACAAACCTCCAATGGCTGTGAATGTAGTTAAGATAATTGGCAGGAATCTGATTTCGCCTGCTTCTTCAATGGCCTGATTTAAAGGCATTCCCTCACTGCGCAACTGATTGGTAAAATCGACTAGTAAGATGGTGTTTTTCACTTCGATACCCGCCAAAGCCACAATACCGATGGTAGCCACAAATGATAACGAATTACCAGTAACCATAAGCGCCAGTACAGCCCCCACAATACCAAGCGGAATAACCGACAGTACAATAAGCGTACTTTTAAAAGTTTTAAACTCCAGCACCAGCACAGCAATAAAAAGGAAAAGGGTAACCAGCAAGATGCTGCCAAAACCACCAAACGACTGGTTTCGGCTTTCTATTTCCCCGCCCATTTCAAAGGTGTAACCCTCAGGCAGTTTCAGGTTTTTCATTTGCGCTTCTACATCCTGAATCACCTTATCGTTCAAAAAACCTTTCTGCACAAATGCATTGACCGAAATGGTACGGGTTTTATTGTAGTGATTAATGCTCAAAGGTGAAGTTTCGAGCTTTAACGAAGCCACCTGAAGTAAAGGGATCGAGGTACCCTGATTATTATTGATGTACAGGTTATTAAAAACCGTCAAATCTGGATAAGATGGCCGTTTAGTGGTAAGCAGGATATTGTAATCATCGCCGTTAGATTTTGGATTGATGAATTTTCCTACTTCCAATCCAGCCACAGCCATGCGTACAGTCCGGTCGATATTAACAGTCGGAATGCCCAGTGCCTGTGCTTTATCTTTATTGATATCGACTTTAATATCAGATTTTAAATTTTTGAGCGGGTTGTTTACATAAATGGTTCCGGCGGTTTTAAGCAACACGTTTTCTACACGTCCACCAATATTTCTTAAGGTATCTAAATTATCTCCCAGCAAACGCACCTCAACAGGCGAAATAATTGGCTGCCCTTGCTCAAAGTCTTTAACTTCTACTTTTGCACCCGGATAGGGTGTCCATTTTTTACGCAACATTTCGATAATTTCGATCTTGCGATCGGATTTGATATCGGGTTGCAGCAACACAAAAAGCTCCGAAAAGTCGGTTCTTTCATTTTGTGGCAACACATTGTAATAAATCCGGGGATTACCTTTCCCAACATTCGAAGCAAAGTACTTTACTTCAGGAATCTTTTTCAGCTCCCTTTCTATTGCTTTCGTAACCGAATCGGTATAATTCAGGTTCGATTGCAGCGGTGTAGAGATATTGATTAAAAACTGCGGTTTTTCTGAGGCCGGGAATAAACTGAAGCCAATAACCGGAATAAGCATAATAGACCCCACAAAAATAGCCAAGGCTATAACAATGGTTAAAATTGGTTTCGCCAAAGCCTTATCCAGCAATTTCGAATAAGAGCCATGGATAATTTTCTGTAAAGTGCGCAGGAAAATATTGCCATTGGCATCGGCATGTGGCTTTAACAATTTGCTCGATAAAAAGGGAACCACTGTTAAGGCCACCAGCATGGAGGCAATAACCGAACAAATTACGGCTACCGGTAAACTTCTGATAAATTCGCCCGATGCTTCGGGTAAAAACATTAAAGGCATAAAAGCAATAATCAATGTGGCCGTACAACCCATTACTGCCATACCAATTTGTTTGGTTGCTTTCAGCGTAGCATCAAGCCGGCTATGACCATCGCGCATCCAGCGTTCAATGTTTTCTACCACCACAATACTATCATCAACCAATAAGCCCAGCGATACCACCAAGCCTACAATACTCAGTTGATTTAAACTAAAGCCTAATACGCTTAGCAAAACCACACCGATAGCCAGCGATAGCGGAATAGAAACCATCACCACAATAGAGGCCCTTGTACCCAGAGGCAAAAGTGTAACCAAAACCAACAAAATGGCAATCAGGAAATCTGTTCCCAGCCCCCCAAACGACTGTTTACATTATCGGCCTGATCGAACATTAACTGCTGATCAATATTGGCTGGCAGGGTTTTCCCGAATTTCTCTATTACCGGCAAATAGGCTTTCTGGGCAGCGGTAATGTTTCCGCCCGATTTTTGTGCAGCCACTACAAAAACGCAGCGGTGTCCGTTTAAACGGGTAATGTCTTTTTCCTGCGAATAATCGAAATACACATCGGCGATATCTTTTAAAGCCGTATTTTTGCCGTTACCGCTAAAAACAACCGTATTTTTAATTTCATCGATATTCTGATAGTTACCACTGGTTTTAATGTTGAATGATTTAGTACCCGCATTTACGCTTCCACCAGGAATATTGGCCACCTCACTTTGAATAGCATTGACAATAAAAGTAACCGGAATGTGCAGTTGTGCCAGCTTTTCAAGGTTTAAATCTACCCGCACCAGCTGATCGGGCAAACCCATAATTTCTACATTTTTTAAAAACGGGATTTTCTCCAGTTCTGACTGCAAATCTTCTGCTTTGGTTTTCAGCTTATCGCGCGATGCATTTTCAGAAACCAACGCAATCTGCAAAACATTTACATCTGAGGGGGAAACCTTTTGCACTTCCATGCTGTAAATTTCCTGGGGGAGATTTGCCCGCTCACTGTTCACTTCGCGCACCAGCTCCTGGTATTTATCATCTACATTTACGGCATATTTATACTCTACAAAAAGTACAGCCAAGCCATCACGAATGGTGGTTTTGATGGTCTTGATATCGTCCAATCCATAAATAGTTTTCTCTAGAGGCTTTACCACCAATTCCTCCATATCCTTCGGACTAGCCCCTGGATATACCACCACCACGGGATAGTTTGGCGCATTCATGTCGGGATCTTCCGATCGCGGCATATTGAATATTGTGGTAATACCCAGCGCCAAAACCATGAGCACCATGATCAGGGTAAACTGGTAATTTTTTACAGCGTATTCTGATATTTTCATCTTATTAGCTATGATGTGTATATTATTCCTTCGGTGTGATTACACCGATTTTAATGGGTCAGTTCCTCACAGTTCATATAAAATCGCATCTACCCCTTGAAATCTTGCTTTCAGCTCTAGTTATTTAATCTTTAGTCTTACTTAACCACCTTAATCTTCGAACCATCAGTTAAATAAGCGCTACCCGAAACAATTAAGCCTGTTGCATTTTCTAAACCGCCACTAATTGTAATTTTGTCATTTTGGATAGCCCCTAACCGAACCTTTACTTTTTGGGCGGTTTTATTGTCATTTGTAATAAAAACATAACCCTCGTTTTCACCACCGTCTAAAAGCGCATCGTAAGGAATGGTATAACCGCTACTTGTTTTGGTTGGGATAATGGTAGCCTTACCAAATAAGCCTGCAGCAAGCCCCTGAATTTTCGAATCGCTTAAGCTTAGCTCTACACCAAAAGTTCCACTTTGCGGGTCTATACCCTCAGCCTTACGAGTTACTTTTGCATTTAATGTTTGATTGGGTAGCGCATCGGTAGTAATGGTAGCGCCATCGCCTATTTTTAAAGCAGCCCATTGCACATCACTCAAACCAACTTTTAAAATCCATTTACTTTGTTTTGCTCCGTTTATCTGTAAAATCGGGGTTCCTGGCCCTACTACCTGACCATCGTTAGCCAATTTTTTAAGCACAAAACCACTACTGGTTGCCCTGATTTCGGAATAATTCTGATTGAATTTTACCGCATCCAATTGTTGTTTGGCCACCTGCAATGCGGTTTTGGCATTTTGCATCTGCTCTAAGGTGGCCACACTATCTTTATACAGTTTGCTTGCCCGACTGTAATCGCGTTCGGCTTTTTGGTATGATAAATTTACCTGCTGCACCTGGGCCGAAATTTCGGTCTGGTTCACAGTAGCCAGTAATTGTCCCTGGTGCACGGCATCGCCCTCTTTTACCAAAATCCGGTTAATGATGCCTCCGTTTTTAAACGAAAGAAAAGTTTCGTCGTTGGTGGTAAACTGTCCGGAAGCTGCAATGGCATGGTTGGCATCTTCAACTTTTAGTACCATTACCTGAACTGGTATGGTGTCTTGAGTACCGACATTATTGTTATCGGTTTTATGACTGCCGCAGGCACTTATTGTAAAACCTGCAGCAAGCAGGGCTGAATAAATAAATATCTTCTTCATAAAATTAATTTATTGAATAGGTTGCGGTTTCGCGCTCAACATCGGCCATTGCCGATAAAACTTTATACCTGTTTATGTTTACTAAAAGTTGGGCTGAAGTATATTGGTTGCGGGCATCGATGGTTTCTATAAAAGAATTTGTACCTGCTCTATACCCTTTTTCGATCAGACGCTGGTAGCTTGATGCCGCCTCGAACTGCTTGAGTGAAGATTGGTAGGTTTGGTAGGCTGCCCTTAAATTATTTTGCGCTGTTTTGGCCGAAAGATTTAACTGTTGTGCTGCCAGATTGGCATTCAGCTCGGCATTTTTAAGATCGAGGTTACTTTGTTTGATTTTAAAGTTGTTACGGTTTCCGGTAAAAATCGGAATATCGAGCTGCAAACCAATCATATAGTAGCGGGTATTATCGTTAAAGTGAAAACCTTCTGATTGCGAGCCCAGGTCGACAAAACCACCCAGTTTCGGTACTGCAAACTGCCTGTTCATTTTAAGTGCAGTTTTGTTGATGTTGATCAGCTGGCCTAAAGCCTTTAATTCTTCCCTCTCACCTGTTACCGATAAATCAGCAATCAGTGCAGGAGCTTTATTCAGATCGGCCTGGTTATCAAAATTCGCATCAATCTTTTCGTTTGCATCACGATTTAAGAGGAAATTAAAATACATGCGGGCATTGATTACTTGCTGATCAGCCGCAACCAATTGTGCGTTCACATTTTCTACTTCGCTTTTCGAACGCAAAACATAGGCTGGTAAACCTTTTCCCCCATCAAGCAGTTTTTCGTTTACCCGCAAACCTTCATTCGCCAGCTGCAAACCCGATTTATAAATATCAACTGCTTGTAAAGCATTCTGATAATTGTAATAGGCTGTTTTAATGCTCCGCACTAAATCGCGTTTGTAAATCTGCACTTCAAATTCCTGCAGAGTTACCTGTTGTGCCGATAATTGTTTATTATAACCTAAATCGGTATTAATAATCGGTACCGTTGTTCTTACTTTGGCATCGTAATAATTCTTTGGCAGGAAGTTAATGCTCTGGTTTTCCATCAAAGGAAAGTTGTTGGTGGCTGTCAATTTATTCAAGGTAGAGTAAACCGGATTTAACAGGTCGCCAAGCGGCAAGGGGATGTTACGTCCTCCATCAGCAGTAGACCAGGTGGTAGAAAAAGCAACAGTCGGAAGATATAAACTCCTGGCCGTTTTTAATGCCAGCTGAGCCTTATCTAACGAAATGTTTTTTTGTTGCAAAACGATATTGTTTTTAAACGCTTCTACTACATAAGCATCCAGCAACTGTTGGGCATTTGCGGTTGAGGCTAAAACCGTAACCGAGAAAAACAACAAACCAAATAACTTCGTTCTCATAATTAACAGTGTTAACTTAATGTTATTTTAAACTATTCAACATGGCAATAAAGCCATCAAAAGTTTT is drawn from Pedobacter sp. HDW13 and contains these coding sequences:
- a CDS encoding peptidylprolyl isomerase, giving the protein MSKAIIKTEKGDMTVEFYDNDAPKAVANFKKLAKEGFYDGVTFHRVIPNFVVQGGCPNSKDPATAHLAGTGGPGYKIDCELDGDNQYHDRGVLSMAHAGRNTGGSQFFICHSRTNTAHLDRNHTCFGKVTENVDLVDDIRQGDKILNIEVLED
- a CDS encoding asparagine synthetase B, which produces MDEDQKNHLKAYGIAYWTISKQVEVDWLLNYRGGSFLIKYNKAVEDELKIRGVSYEVMADGKVVSLLNEISDPSVNMEMVKLEKTPKIAVYSPKSKLPWDDAVTLVLTYAEIPYDVIYDDDILQDKLSKYDWLHLHHEDFTGQYGRFWANFRYATWYQEDVKNQETLAKRMGYKKVSEMKLAVAKHIKEYCAGGGFLFAMCSGTDSFDIALAAEGVDICAQMFDGDAADPNAQAKLDFNKTLAFQNFRLDNNPMNYEFSDIDATQTRTLNQTNDYFTLFDFSAKWDLVPTMLTQDHDKVIKGFMGQTTAFKKSLVKTSVTVLGENKGAAEVRYLHGEIGKGQFTFYGGHDPEDYQHAVGDPPTDLNLHPNSPGYRLILNNVLFPAAKKKPQKT
- a CDS encoding porin family protein, with product MKKLLLSASVILLATGAFAQSTTGTTSRFGIKAGVNLAKIHSSGDNESIYNDNAKNNVGYNVTAFGDFGVANNFFIQPGISLQNKGVKFEGTSSATIGATTTTTTSSVKTNVMAIEVPVNAVFNIPTGDAGAVQISAGPYIGFNISGKNKGNTTTTTVNNNTNSSVTSTSSNDRDLSFGSANDKDQSSTDFGANFGLSYRTSSGFLVGANYGLGLSDLTPKDRQANSNKFTNRVLGFTVGYSF
- a CDS encoding putative porin, whose product is MGINKAFAQDLKTSVGTNKELDSVRKKLDGGKDSVVFTAKYIRFTKLSLTKDSIVLLPLDTSTTNIQNYSPLLQPTHPTISNGNMGLSARPLLFEPSKRIGFDVGFHSLDYYALTPEDIIYYQARTPFTSLYFVSAGQKEQLFRAIHTQNIKRNWNVGVNFNRGDSKGFYARQRGDNLNVAVFSWYQSPSKRYNMWASAIFNTMRGYENGSVTSAKQIFNPDYSTISREAEPVNLSSARNIYKKNTLFLKQTYYVGRIDTSANANNAVLPTNKLTHTFEYNTNTYDFLKNETDVNNVLPPGIASTTFTNDSTRVLHVKNEFIYSFFLRPKNSSVIKNELKVDAGIRHDYYKHEFLGLKLDGTSYEQSRAYYQNITVLGAAGYRFSSNVDFNLDLQQILQGENAGDYLYEAKSKILLGKTIGRIELGAYAQNQSPSAIYDYYHGNHYKWTNNDFKNTKILNLSFNYINDKYDLTAGAKYFLTSNYLYFAADHSNGTTAILPKQATADISLIRIDVLKKWRFGKFALENYVAYQKTDKNAVLRTPEIYTYNSIYFNNTFFKVLKANIGFDVRYNSEYGNYLYSPATAQFYIDEDNPVNLQSKPIVDVFFKANLKRANIFVKYDFVNQGLFQKGYFTVNRYPMQDALLKFGVSWNFYD
- a CDS encoding purine-nucleoside phosphorylase; protein product: MLRAIEETVEYIKRKTENFKPEIGIVLGTGLGGLVKDIEVEHQLMYSNIPNFPISTLEFHSGKLIFGTLNGKKIVAMQGRLHYYEGYSMQQITFPVRVMKGLGIENLIVSNAAGSLNPEFKKGDLMIIEDHINLQPDNPLRGLIESELGPRFPDMSQPYKRSIIAKALEIAKNVDVKCHKGVYVAVSGPNLETKAEYKYLRLIGADAVGMSTVPEVIVANHAGLPVFAISVLTDEGFPEDLQPFNLDEILEAAAKAEPKMTEILTRLIAEL